One genomic segment of Kiritimatiella glycovorans includes these proteins:
- a CDS encoding GxxExxY protein, which translates to MDSDNEIGKIIVDAAVRIHTRLGPGLLETVYESVLAYELRKRGLSVDRQVPVPVRYESMLFDEVFRADMIVAGKVIVELKAVERVKKVHMKQVLTYLRLSGLKLGFLLNFNADLMKYGITRLVNGLGEDRGMPQ; encoded by the coding sequence GTGGATTCTGATAACGAAATCGGGAAGATCATCGTGGATGCGGCGGTTCGGATCCACACCCGCCTCGGCCCGGGACTCCTGGAAACGGTTTACGAGTCCGTGCTGGCGTATGAGTTGCGCAAAAGAGGGCTTTCGGTCGATCGTCAGGTTCCCGTTCCGGTTCGCTACGAATCCATGTTGTTCGACGAGGTGTTTCGGGCCGATATGATTGTCGCGGGGAAGGTCATCGTCGAGCTGAAGGCGGTGGAGCGGGTGAAGAAGGTACACATGAAGCAGGTGCTCACCTATCTGCGCCTGTCGGGGCTGAAGCTGGGGTTCCTGCTCAATTTCAACGCCGACCTGATGAAATACGGCATTACCCGTCTCGTGAACGGATTGGGTGAAGATCGCGGGATGCCCCAGTAG
- a CDS encoding FAD-dependent oxidoreductase has translation MKPAEVRVDFETISGRRPGRGLLHCTVEADVVVTGAGPAGLCAAIAAARAGRNTALITDRPVFGGSASSEVRVTPSGADHGCWNRYARETGIMEEMSLRLARRTQDGGRWRWLYYDELYFDMVAAEPNLQCFLNTSVCGADVDDTGRIRALKAVQLRSEKAYRFTGSMFIDCSGDGVVGYLAGADFRTGREAKSEFGETWAPEEADSGTMGATLLFSTVDRGHPVPFRAPDWALDVRELRTILDPDYALQRSFYRMPDGTFYGLWWAEYAGEDSVRDDDEVCRHTRRLIYGLWDYIKNSGRFDNVSRLEMDWIGHLPGKRESRRLTGPYVANANDFLEQRRFEDAIGFAGWPVDIHPPKGYRDPAPACTHDYLPGITDIPLRCLYSRNVPNLLFAGRDISVSHEGLGVLRVIATTAVMGQAAGTAASLALETGTDPDGVRREHMAELQRRLARGDQSIIGYRLLEDDDCSRRARVRASSEQPCRIEEGSHWLPLDQAAGLLLPVDQPRIDRIAFRLHAWRPSRVRLRVFSADRPQNYRLHREVASSSTDLKEGDQWVTFDVDAPPGDGLKLFFVFEANPAVMLRYDRTRLTGLLGLQFPEIEDGGGYDTEFVCRPFTPCFRAEPEPRLYAAGNVIDGHLRPHGLPHLWASRPFDVSDPAWLELDLKEARRLGRIELVFNPELNTHRQSIRGEYPVMESGMYPELIRDYDIVADVKGKPVTVVRERGNIGRFRVHTIEPVTAQSLRLVVYATWGCPRAEVFDFRAYG, from the coding sequence ATGAAACCCGCGGAAGTCCGGGTTGATTTTGAGACGATTTCGGGACGCCGGCCCGGCCGGGGACTGCTCCACTGCACCGTCGAGGCTGACGTGGTCGTGACGGGCGCGGGCCCCGCCGGGCTCTGCGCCGCGATTGCCGCGGCGCGCGCGGGACGGAACACCGCCCTGATCACCGACCGCCCCGTATTCGGCGGCAGCGCATCGAGCGAGGTGCGCGTCACGCCCTCCGGCGCCGATCACGGCTGCTGGAACCGCTATGCGCGCGAGACGGGAATCATGGAGGAAATGAGCCTCCGGCTCGCCCGCCGCACGCAGGACGGGGGCCGCTGGCGCTGGCTCTATTACGACGAACTCTACTTCGACATGGTCGCCGCGGAACCTAACCTGCAGTGCTTTCTCAATACCTCCGTGTGCGGCGCGGATGTCGATGACACCGGACGTATCCGGGCGCTCAAGGCCGTGCAGCTCCGCTCGGAAAAGGCGTACCGGTTCACCGGCTCGATGTTCATCGACTGCTCCGGGGACGGAGTCGTCGGCTATCTCGCCGGCGCCGATTTCCGCACGGGGCGTGAGGCGAAAAGCGAGTTCGGCGAGACCTGGGCGCCGGAGGAGGCGGATTCCGGGACCATGGGCGCGACGCTGCTGTTCTCGACCGTCGACCGCGGCCATCCGGTGCCGTTCCGGGCCCCGGACTGGGCGCTGGACGTGCGCGAACTGCGGACGATTCTCGATCCGGATTACGCCCTGCAGCGCTCGTTCTACCGTATGCCGGACGGCACGTTCTACGGACTCTGGTGGGCGGAGTATGCGGGAGAGGACTCGGTGCGCGATGACGACGAGGTATGCCGGCATACCCGGCGGCTTATTTACGGGCTCTGGGATTACATCAAGAACAGCGGTCGCTTCGATAACGTATCCAGGCTGGAGATGGACTGGATCGGGCACCTCCCGGGCAAGCGCGAATCACGCCGCCTCACGGGACCCTATGTGGCGAACGCGAACGATTTCCTCGAACAGCGCCGGTTCGAGGACGCGATCGGGTTCGCGGGCTGGCCGGTGGACATCCATCCGCCGAAGGGATACCGCGATCCCGCCCCGGCGTGCACCCACGATTACCTTCCCGGGATCACGGATATCCCCCTGCGCTGCCTGTACTCGCGCAACGTGCCCAACCTCCTCTTCGCCGGACGCGACATCAGCGTCTCGCACGAGGGACTGGGCGTGCTCCGCGTGATCGCCACCACGGCGGTCATGGGCCAGGCGGCGGGGACGGCCGCCTCGCTCGCGCTGGAAACCGGAACCGATCCCGACGGCGTCCGCCGCGAACACATGGCGGAACTGCAGCGGCGGCTGGCCCGCGGGGACCAGTCGATCATCGGCTACCGCCTTCTGGAGGACGACGACTGCTCGCGCCGGGCGCGGGTGCGTGCCTCATCCGAACAGCCGTGCCGGATCGAAGAGGGCTCGCACTGGCTCCCGCTCGATCAGGCCGCCGGTCTTCTGCTCCCCGTGGACCAGCCGCGCATCGACCGGATTGCGTTCCGGCTGCACGCCTGGAGACCCTCACGGGTCCGCCTCCGCGTCTTCAGCGCCGACCGCCCCCAGAACTACCGACTGCACCGGGAGGTCGCGTCGTCGTCCACGGACCTGAAGGAAGGGGACCAGTGGGTGACGTTCGACGTCGACGCCCCGCCCGGCGACGGGCTCAAGCTCTTTTTCGTCTTCGAGGCCAACCCGGCGGTGATGCTCCGCTACGACCGGACACGCCTGACCGGCCTGCTCGGCCTGCAATTCCCCGAAATTGAAGACGGGGGCGGCTACGACACGGAATTCGTCTGCCGGCCGTTCACCCCGTGTTTCCGGGCGGAGCCCGAGCCGCGCCTCTATGCGGCCGGGAACGTGATCGACGGACACCTGCGCCCGCACGGTCTTCCGCACCTCTGGGCCTCCCGGCCGTTTGATGTGTCCGATCCGGCATGGCTCGAACTCGACTTAAAGGAGGCGCGTCGGCTGGGCCGGATCGAACTGGTCTTCAATCCCGAACTCAACACCCACCGCCAGTCAATCCGGGGAGAGTACCCCGTCATGGAATCGGGCATGTACCCCGAACTGATCCGTGATTACGACATCGTCGCGGACGTGAAAGGGAAACCCGTCACCGTCGTCCGCGAACGCGGTAACATCGGGCGGTTCCGCGTTCACACCATCGAGCCGGTCACGGCGCAAAGCCTGCGGCTGGTCGTGTACGCCACCTGGGGCTGCCCCCGCGCGGAGGTGTTCGATTTCCGCGCGTACGGCTGA
- a CDS encoding metallophosphoesterase family protein, with the protein MRVDRLCTGEVEWGTEPDALDRRAVATWGGLIQWDERCLQIPVEFDRPLRPGSTIYYRFGAQELFYPDRFPDRRRGVSGWTDVRTLRIPDPDRPSVRAVVVNDTHEQGRTLKALAGRVRELSPDLLIWNGDTTTDFHSYKDVAEILLGPGRRPGTAHGGGWASERPLLFVVGNHEFRGVRAGDVLSTLSAGPVPGLPYNFVSRDGPLALVGMNTGEDRADSSFAGMQGLGAFDRERERQADWLADVADTPEVRDAPFKILLCHIPLRLRDTDRKWPSSRHAASLWMPTLEKAGFDLLVSGHTHD; encoded by the coding sequence ATGCGCGTAGACCGGCTTTGCACCGGCGAGGTGGAATGGGGGACCGAGCCGGACGCCCTGGACCGCCGGGCCGTCGCGACGTGGGGCGGATTGATTCAGTGGGATGAACGCTGCCTGCAGATCCCGGTCGAGTTCGACCGGCCGCTGCGTCCGGGATCAACGATCTACTACCGTTTCGGGGCACAGGAGCTTTTCTATCCGGACCGGTTTCCCGACCGTCGCCGGGGCGTCAGCGGGTGGACGGATGTTCGAACCCTGCGCATTCCCGACCCCGACCGCCCTTCGGTCCGGGCCGTTGTCGTGAACGACACGCACGAACAGGGTCGCACCTTGAAGGCACTGGCCGGGCGGGTTCGCGAACTCTCGCCGGACCTCCTGATATGGAACGGCGACACCACCACGGATTTCCACTCCTATAAGGACGTGGCTGAAATCCTGCTCGGGCCGGGCCGCAGGCCCGGAACCGCACACGGCGGCGGATGGGCATCGGAGCGCCCGCTTCTGTTTGTGGTGGGGAACCATGAGTTCCGCGGTGTTCGTGCGGGGGATGTTCTATCGACATTATCCGCCGGTCCCGTTCCCGGACTGCCGTATAATTTTGTGTCCCGTGACGGCCCGCTGGCCCTGGTCGGTATGAACACGGGGGAAGACCGCGCCGATTCCAGTTTCGCCGGGATGCAGGGTCTGGGGGCCTTCGACCGGGAGCGCGAACGGCAGGCCGACTGGCTGGCGGATGTCGCGGATACCCCGGAGGTCCGGGACGCCCCGTTCAAGATCCTGCTCTGTCATATCCCGCTCCGTCTGCGGGACACCGACCGGAAATGGCCGTCGTCGCGTCATGCCGCTTCACTCTGGATGCCGACCCTCGAGAAGGCCGGCTTCGATCTGCTGGTCAGCGGGCATACCCATGACTAG